One Trichoderma asperellum chromosome 5, complete sequence genomic region harbors:
- a CDS encoding uncharacterized protein (EggNog:ENOG41), producing MASTQTVFRLNSRKNIVDLTKVEEEIPKAAAHEVLIKIHSVALNYRDIAIATSNYPFPVKGNVIPVSDAAGEIVEIGPNVQGFTIGDLVIANFNPVHLYGPMKDWNGGLGGPVDGVLRNYLTINANSIIKVPKASSLKASQWAALVCTGTTAWNSLYGNVPLKLG from the coding sequence ATGGCTTCCACACAAACAGTTTTTCGTCTAAACAGCAGAAAGAACATTGTCGATCTTACCAAGGTTGAGGAGGAGATTCCAAAGGCTGCAGCACATGAGGTCCTTATCAAGATTCACAGTGTTGCGCTAAATTATAGGGATATAGCCATTGCTACCTCAAATTATCCGTTCCCCGTTAAAGGCAATGTAATCCCTGTTTCGGATGCTGCTGGGGAAATTGTTGAAATCGGACCCAATGTCCAAGGGTTTACTATAGGTGACTTGGTTATTGCAAATTTTAACCCGGTCCATTTATACGGGCCGATGAAGGACTGGAATGGTGGTTTAGGAGGCCCTGTGGACGGTGTTCTTCGGAATTACCTTACCATCAATGCCAACTCTATAATAAAAGTCCCTAAAGCGTCTTCCTTAAAGGCTTCCCAGTGGGCTGCACTTGTCTGCACTGGCACAACTGCTTGGAATTCTCTTTATGGAAATGTTCCTTTGAAGCTAGGGTAG
- a CDS encoding uncharacterized protein (EggNog:ENOG41), translating to MMVMPMNGSHEDVKIGGYEGNRHSSVSTELPKYQEFNLKQWPTVTAGLMPRLCKPNPPEGIANTEDQRMWSSHLGALDRIYKMRDRQLVNSSLLITHKTNTYHIVSKRPRFSSFNMPRLAGIANFNPEKDIPSLTNKVILVTGGTGGLGEQSIRALAKHGPQHIYFTGRNQKAADAIMNDINAENSGVELTFLQMDFSSLESVRAGIKQFAHDRLDILICNAGVMAVPPAVSKDGFEVHFAINHLAHAMIIQKLLPFLTRTADMPNSDVRVVCLTSEGWKGHPSGGILYDKVRTDKGGMPIWLLRYGQSKFANLVYAAELGRRFPKLMTVSVHPGVVRTDLVNTSSFADSAFLYIANAIQGVSILTPEEGVLNQLWAAAGANRNDLFNGAYYIPVGVLSNSDVNKDKTAKNEELANKLWTWTSEILDSL from the exons ATGATGGTTATGCCGATGAATGGCTCTCACGAAGATGTGAAAATAGGAGGCTATGAAGGCAATAGGCATTCGTCCGTCAGCACGGAACTACCAAAGTATCAAGAGTTCAACTTGAAACAGTGGCCCACTGTTACGGCTGGTT TAATGCCAAGGTTGTGTAAACCGAATCCACCTGAAGGAATAGCGAACACGGAGGACCAGCGAATGTGGTCCTCTCATTTGGGTGCCCTCGATAGGATATATAAGATGCGCGACAGACAGCTTGTAAATTCTTCTCTCCTAATCACACACAAAACAAACACCTATCACATTGTATCTAAGCGTCCTCGTTTTTCATCATTTAACATGCCACGTCTTGCTGGCATTGCGAATTTCAATCCAGAAAAAGACATCCCGTCTCTGACCAACAAAGTTATCCTTGTTACTGGAG GAACCGGCGGTTTGGGGGAACAGTCCATCCGGGCTCTTGCAAAACATGGTCCCCAACACATCTACTTCACTGGTCGTAATCAAAAAGCGGCCGACGCTATCATGAATGATATCAACGCAGAAAATTCGGGCGTGGAATTAACTTTTCTACAGATGGACTTTAGTTCCCTCGAGTCGGTAAGGGCTGGCATCAAACAATTCGCACATGACCGGTTAGATATCCTCATTTGCAACGCCGGCGTTATGGCAGTGCCGCCAGCAGTAAGCAAAGATGGATTTGAGGTCCATTTTGCAATCAACCATTTGGCCCATGCTATGATCATACAGAAACTTCTACCATTTCTCACACGAACTGCAGACATGCCAAACTCTGACGTGCGAGTCGTGTGTCTGACGTCAGAAGGGTGGAAAGGACACCCATCTGGCGGCATATTGTATGATAAAGTGCGAACAGATAAAGGCGGAATGCCAATTTGGCTGTTAAGATATGG TCAATCCAAATTCGCTAATCTTGTATATGCGGCGGAACTTGGGCGTCGATTTCCGAAGCTCATGACCGTCTCTGTTCACCCTGGCGTTGTGAGAACAGATTTGGTAAACACCTCGTCCTTTGCAGACTCGGCTTTCCTATATATTGCAAACGCGATTCAAGGCGTTTCCATTCTTACGCCGGAGGAGGGCGTCCTCAATCAATTGTGGGCAGCCGCAGGGGCGAACCGGAATGATCTTTTTAATGGAGCATACTACATCCCGGTAGGAGTATTGAGCAATAGCGATGTGAATAAGGATAAGACTGCCAAGAATGAAGAGTTAGCTAACAAACTCTGGACCTGGACCAGTGAAATACTAGACAGCCTTTGA
- a CDS encoding uncharacterized protein (TransMembrane:12 (i467-488o500-518i539-566o572-595i721-742o1138-1155i1167-1187o1207-1235i1247-1269o1275-1295i1307-1329o1401-1419i)), translating into MEQNDLFNDSEADLPETKEHGTRTVPHRDMREASSAETLTFYHADNTSTPKKNAEWGMTPQLIRQQEREAAAGFKRRELGVTWDNLTVEVPAASAAVKENQFSQYNIPQLYKDWRQKPPMKCILKDSHGCVKPGEMLLVLGRPGSGCTTLLKLLSNRRLGYHTIKGNVRFGNMTEKEASQYRSQIVMNTEEELFYPRLTVGQTMDFATRLKVPAHLPDGTSSEKDHTADTKQFLLESMGIAHTFETKVGNEFVRGVSGGERKRVSIIECLATRGSVFCWDNSTRGLDASTALEWAKALRAMTDVQGLSTIVTLYQAGNGIYNLFDKVLVLDEGKQVFYGPAAAAKPFMENLGFVYTDGANIGDFLTGVTVPTERKIQPGFENTFPRNADAILAEYERSPIRSSMASEYDYPNTQDARDRTESFKESIAFEKNKHLPNNTILTTSFMTQLKACTLRQYQILWGEKSTFLIKQFLSLAMSLIAGACFYNSPDTSAGLFTKGGAVFFSLLYNCIVAMSEVTESFKGRPVLVKHKSFGFYHPSAFCLAQITADVPVLLLQCTIFTVVIYWMTGLKATASAFFTFWAILWATTLCVTTLFRSIGAAFSTFEAASKISGTAIKGIVMYAGYMIPKPQIKNWFLELYYTNPFAYAFQAALSNEFHDQHIPCVGTNLVPSGPGYENVDSANRACTGVGGALPGADYVTGDQYLSSLHYNHSQLWRNYGIVWVWWALFATITIVCTCFWNAGGGSGASLLIPREKLNKFRASVDEESQSQGAEQSKETTVGNGTGEVNGNLSRNTSIFTWKNLKYTVKTPSGDRVLLDNIHGWVKPGMLGALMGSSGAGKTTLLDVLAQRKTDGTINGNILVDGRPLPVSFQRMAGYCEQLDVHEPFATVREALEFSALLRQPRTTPKAEKLKYVETIIDLLELHDLADTLIGTVGNGLSVEQRKRVTIGVELVSKPSILIFLDEPTSGLDGQSAYNTVRFLRKLADVGQAVLVTIHQPSAQLFAQFDTLLLLARGGKTVYFGDIGDNGKTIKEYFGQYGAVCPIEANPAEFMIDVVTGGIESVKNKDWHQIWLESPEHDRMLTELDNMVSEAAAKPAGTVDDGHEFSMPMWEQIKIVTQRMNTALFRNTNYINNKFSLHIISALLNGFSFWRVGGSVSDLELKMFTVFNFVFVAPGVINQLQPLFIQRRDIYDAREKKSKMYSWVSFVIGLIVSEFPYLCVCAVLYFVCWYYCARLNDNSNRSGATFFIMLIYEFVYTGIGQFIAAYAPNPTFAALVNPLIISILTLFCGIFVPYRQLNVFWKYWLYWLNPFNYVVSGMLTFTIWGAGVHCKEEEFAVFDPSNGTCADYLREYIAGNGWRINLTNPDATSGCRVCEYKNGSDFLTTLNINHYYYGWRDAAITVIFAISGYALVFGMMKLRTKASKKAE; encoded by the exons GGGAAGCCTCCAGTGCAGAAACTCTCACCTTCTACCATGCAGACAACACATCCACGCCTAAGAAGAATGCGGAATGGGGTATGACTCCTCAACTGATTCGTCAACAAGAGCGTGAAGCCGCAGCAGGATTCAAGAGACGCGAGCTCGGCGTTACCTGGGACAATCTCACAGTAGAGGTCCCTGCTGCTTCGGCGGCTGTCAAGGAAAATCAATTTTCTCAATACAACATACCACAGCTTTACAAAGACTGGCGCCAGAAGCCGCCTATGAAATGCATTTTAAAGGACAGCCACGGTTGTGTGAAACCCGGAGAAATGCTACTGGTCTTGGGTCGCCCGGGATCAGGCTGTACTACCCTCCTCAAGCTACTTTCCAATCGTCGTCTAGGATACCATACAATCAAAGGCAATGTCCGGTTTGGGAACATGACTGAAAAAGAGGCTTCTCAGTATCGATCCCAGATCGTGATGAATACTGAAGAGGAGCTTTTCTATCCTCGACTGACGGTCGGCCAGACAATGGACTTTGCTACTAGGCTTAAAGTTCCTGCTCATCTTCCGGACGGCACTAGTTCAGAGAAGGATCATACAGCCGATACCAAACAATTCCTTTTAGAATCTATGGGAATCGCTCATACATTTGAAACAAAAGTTGGGAATGAGTTTGTTCGAGGTGTGTCTGGTGGTGAACGGAAACGTGTGTCGATTATCGAATGTCTGGCCACCAGAGGATCAGTATTCTGTTGGGACAACAGCACACGCGGCCTTGATGCAAGCACAGCATTAGAATGGGCCAAGGCTCTTCGCGCCATGACCGACGTCCAGGGGCTTTCGACTATCGTCACCCTATATCAAGCTGGAAATGGAATCTACAACCTTTTCGATAAAGTTTTGGTTTTGGATGAAGGAAAACAGGTTTTCTACGGCcccgctgcagcagcaaagccatTCATGGAAAATCTGGGGTTTGTGTATACTGATGGTGCTAATATTG GTGACTTTCTTACCGGTGTAACCGTGCCCACTGAGCGAAAAATCCAACCTGGCTTTGAAAACACATTCCCAAGGAATGCTGATGCCATTTTGGCAGAGTACGAGCGATCTCCGATTCGAAGCTCTATGGCGTCGGAATACGACTATCCAAATACCCAGGATGCGCGTGACCGAACCGAGTCATTCAAAGAATCCATTGCCtttgaaaaaaataaacatttACCGAACAATACGATCCTCACCACTAGCTTCATGACACAGCTCAAGGCGTGTACCCTCCGTCAATATCAGATTCTGTGGGGCGAAAAATCGACCTTTTTGATCAAACAGTTTCTATCACTGGCTATGTCTTTGATTGCTGGCGCCTGCTTCTATAACTCCCCCGATACATCTGCTGGCCTTTTTACCAAAGGCGGTGcggtcttcttctccctcttgtATAATTGCATTGTCGCTATGTCTGAAGTCACAGAGTCGTTTAAGGGGCGACCCGTCCTGGTTAAACACAAGTCCTTTGGATTCTATCATCCGTCCGCATTTTGTCTGGCACAAATTACAGCAGATGTCCCCGTCTTATTGTTACAGTGCACTATTTTCACTGTTGTGATATACTGGATGACAGGGCTCAAAGCCACTGCATCAGCATTCTTTACTTTCTGGGCCATCCTTTGGGCAACGACTCTG TGTGTTACGACTTTATTTAGAAGCATTGGTGCTGCATTTAGTACTTTCGAAGCCGCTTCGAAGATCTCCGGAACGGCCATTAAGGGTATTGTCATGTACGCTGGATATATGATCCCGAAACCGCAGATCAAGAACTGGTTTCTAGAACTGTATTATACCAACCCATTTGCATATGCATTCCAAGCAGCCTTATCGAATGAATTCCACGACCAACATATTCCCTGCGTGGGCACCAATCTCGTACCTAGTGGACCTGGATACGAGAATGTTGATTCTGCTAACAGGGCCTGCACTGGAGTTGGTGGCGCTTTGCCCGGTGCAGATTATGTGACTGGTGACCAGTATCTTTCTTCGTTGCATTACAATCATTCTCAGCTCTGGAGAAATTATGGTATTGTTTGGGTTTGGTGGGCCTTATTTGCCACCATTACCATTGTCTGCACATGCTTTTGGAATGCTGGAGGCGGCAGCGGTGCTTCACTGCTGATTCCCCGCGAAAAACTCAACAAGTTTCGCGCCTCTGTGGATGAAGAATCACAGAGTCAAGGAGCAGAGCAATCGAAAGAAACCACCGTTGGCAACGGAACGGGAGAAGTGAATGGTAACTTATCTCGTAACACCTCCATCTTCACCTGGAAGAACCTCAAGTACACAGTCAAAACTCCATCAGGTGATCGTGTGCTCTTGGACAATATCCATGGATGGGTCAAACCAGGTATGCTTGGAGCATTAATGGGTTCTTCTGGCGCCGGTAAGACCACCTTGCTCGATGTCCTCGCCCAAAGGAAAACCGACGGCACTATCAACGGTAATATTCTTGTTGATGGCCGCCCTTTACCAGTTTCATTCCAAAGAATGGCTGGGTATTGTGAGCAATTGGATGTCCATGAGCCGTTTGCCACAGTCCGTGAAGCTCTTGAATTTTCCGCTTTACTACGCCAGCCCCGAACAACTCCAAAAGCCGAAAAGCTCAAGTACGTTGAAACCATTATTGACCTTTTGGAACTCCATGATTTGGCAGATACGCTTATTGGCACTGTCGGAAATGGTCTTAGTGTAGAGCAGAGGAAGCGTGTTACAATTGGTGTTGAACTAGTGTCCAAGCCAAGCATCTTGATCTTCCTTGATGAACCTACGTCTGGTCTAGATGGGCAATCTGCATATAACACTGTTCGTTTCCTGCGCAAACTGGCTGATGTTGGCCAAGCTGTGTTGGTCACAATTCATCAACCATCAGCGCAGTTGTTTGCACAGTTCGATACTCTCTTGCTTCTGGCACGCGGAGGTAAAACGGTTTACTTCGGCGACATTGGCGATAATGGGAAGACTATCAAGGAGTACTTTGGGCAATACGGTGCTGTTTGTCCCATCGAGGCCAATCCCGCTGAGTTCATGATCGACGTCGTCACTGGTGGCATTGAAAGCGTCAAGAACAAGGACTGGCATCAAATTTGGCTCGAATCTCCTGAACACGATCGAATGCTCACTGAACTCGATAATATGGTCtccgaagctgctgctaaaCCGGCTGGAActgttgatgatggccaCGAATTCTCAATGCCAATGTGGGAACAGATCAAAATTGTAACTCAGCGCATGAATACTGCTCTATTCCGAAATACCAACTACATTAACAACAAGTTTTCATTACATATCATTTCTGCATTATTAAACGGATTTTCCTTCTGGAGAGTTGGTGGTAGCGTATCCGACCTGGAACTGAAGATGTTCACAGTTTTCAATTTTGTCTTCGTTGCACCCGGTGTTATTAACCAACTTCAACCACTTTTCATCCAAAGACGGGATATCTACGACGCGCGTGAGAAAAAGTCCAAGATGTACTCTTGGGTTTCCTTTGTTATTGGTCTAATTGTTTCCGAGTTCCCCTACCTCTGCGTATGCGCGGTTCTCTATTTCGTGTGTTGGTATTACTGCGCGCGATTGAATGATAATTCAAATCGCTCCGGCGCTACGTTTTTCATTATGCTTATATATGAATTTGTCTATACGGGTATCGGCCAATTCATAGCTGCTTATGCACCCAATCCCACATTCGCGGCTCTGGTAAACCCTCTCATTATCAGCATACTCACCCTGTTTTGCGGCATCTTTGTACCATATAGACAGCTGAATGTCTTCTGGAAATATTGGTTATACTGGTTGAACCCCTTCAACTACGTTGTCTCGGGTATGCTGACTTTCACTATCTGGGGTGCTGGGGTTCACTGTAAGGAGGAAGAATTTGCCGTATTTGACCCAAGCAATGGAACATGCGCCGACTATCTCCGCGAGTATATTGCCGGAAACGGTTGGCGGATTAATTTGACTAACCCAGATGCTACATCAGGCTGCCGAGTCTGTGAATATAAGAATGGTAGCGACTTTTTGACAACGCTCAACATCAACCACTACTATTACGGCTGGAGAGATGCAGCAATCACGGTGATCTTCGCTATCTCTGGATACGCACTAGTATTTGGCATGATGAAGCTTCGAACTAAAGCATCAAAGAAAGCCGAgtaa
- a CDS encoding uncharacterized protein (EggNog:ENOG41) — translation MMIRTSSSDEKLAYVKEKFGADYTINYKTYPEWAKEVQRITQGNGVDHIFENGGSGTIKQSIESVAFGGVISVIGFLSPAKQEEMPDVAGLALSKGCVVRGINVGSKQLLEECVRFVGSHNLDIPVEKAFPFTEEGVKAAYKYLSEGQHIGKICIDPE, via the coding sequence ATGATGATTAGAACCTCGTCCAGTGACGAAAAGTTGGCCTATGTAAAGGAAAAATTCGGCGCCGACTACACTATCAACTACAAAACTTATCCCGAATGGGCTAAAGAAGTGCAGAGAATTACCCAAGGAAACGGGGTTGATCACATTTTCGAAAACGGCGGGTCCGGGACAATTAAACAAAGTATTGAATCTGTTGCATTTGGTGGCGTGATATCTGTCATAGGTTTCTTATCCCCCGCTAAGCAGGAAGAAATGCCGGATGTAGCTGGTCTTGCACTTTCCAAAGGATGCGTCGTTCGGGGAATCAATGTCGGGTCAAAGCAGTTGCTTGAGGAATGCGTACGTTTTGTTGGGTCTCACAACTTAGATATTCCAGTGGAAAAGGCGTTCCCATTTACAGAGGAAGGTGTGAAGGCTGCCTATAAGTATTTATCCGAAGGTCAGCATATTGGGAAGATTTGCATCGACCCAGAATAA
- a CDS encoding uncharacterized protein (EggNog:ENOG41), translating to MQASGFAEYDSTMEQSWIEWSLYESERRTKFLSFCFLNIHTLIYNRPPSLLAREIQLRLPCSTKEWEITNELDWAATRQAYICNIISFQDALERLVDPKAVNRETLPCPFSNLILLHGVLQRIYLLRQLSFGHNLSDHEIDNIHSALSKWARIWQRASGSDLHPSSEHGPIPFTSVAFLTLAYVRTHLDIGPKMWLATRDPATVALALFSIAPPRRHSNLTSVLLSQSILWCCQHAACALESAVFLSKWLENITIYQMANALELYERHILSSIESVIKEALDSGDWGDADTSSWCQGPRQMSIAVLKIWSKVFSEKSSWAITEHVGECLNEYLKIYENSSQYLT from the exons TTCCTCAACATTCacactttaatatataatcgCCCACCATCTCTGCTCGCTAGAGAAATTCAACTTCGCCTTCCCTGTTCAACAAAGGAGTGGGAAATCACAAATGAGCTAGATTGGGCAGCAACTCGTCAAGCGTACATATGCAATATAATCAGCTTCCAAGATGCACTTGAGCGTCTTGTGGACCCCAAGGCAGTCAACCGAGAAACCTTGCCTTGCCCTTTTAGCAATTTGATATTGCTTCACGGAGTCTTACAACGCATTTATTTACTGCGTCAACTATCATTTGGACACAATCTGAGTGATCATGAAATAGACAACATTCA TTCAGCACTCTCCAAATGGGCTAGAATTTGGCAGCGCGCATCAGGGTCAGATTTACACCCCAGCAGCGAACATGGACCCATTCCTTTCACCTCTGTTGCTTTCCTCACTCTAGCGTATGTCCGAACCCATCTAGACATAGGCCCTAAAATGTGGTTGGCAACACGCGACCCAGCAActgtggcgctggcgctgtttTCAATCGCCCCTCCGCGACGCCATTCAAATCTAACAAGCGTTTTACT AAGTCAGTCAATTCTATGGTGCTGTCAGCATGCAGCATGCGCCCTTGAGAGTGCAGTTTTCCTCTCCAAGTGGCTAGAGAATATTACCATCTATCAGATGGCAAATGCTCTAGAGC TCTACGAACGACATATACTCTCGTCGATTGAATCTGTCATCAAAGAAGCACTTGATTCTGGGGATTGGGGAGATGCAGATACATCATCCTGGTGCCAAGGTCCCCGCCAAATGAGTATAGCCGTGTTGAAAATCTGGTCGAAAGTATTCAGCGAAAAGTCCTCATGGGCGATCACAGAGCACGTTGGCGAATGTCTAAATGAATATTTGAAGATCTATGAGAACTCTAGTCAGTACCTAACATAA
- a CDS encoding uncharacterized protein (EggNog:ENOG41) produces the protein MIVDRDDWRGVTDPAERKKRQNRLRQRLAREKKRTAAYATLTSNIDSSWNGFGILVSRASHKPMAKSEDLAISNCFRHDSFDKNLYESFEPDTEIRKEETHMVMPPLMLYTTAATFGQPTSPLIFPLSPDYCLLTMVQYNVQRASLFNMAVLSLLDHLPLECGATLNLITLRCILYCIRTRVLTTVGI, from the exons ATGATTGTGGACCGGGACGACTGGAGAGGAGTGACAGACCCAGCCGAAAGGAAGAAGCGTCAGAATCGTCTCCGCCAGCGGTTAGCAC gtgagaaaaaaaggaccgCCGCGTATGCAACGCTTACGTCTAATATCGATTCCTCTTGGAATGGTTTCGGTATTCTAGTCTCTAGAGCATCACACAAGCCTATGGCTAAGAGCGAGGATCTCGCCATTTCCAACTGCTTTAGACATGATTCGTTTGACAAAAATCTTTATGAATCATTCGAACCAGACACAGAAATCCGGAAAGAAGAGACACACATGGTTATGCCGCCTCTCATGCTGTACACGACAGCCGCAACCTTTGGACAGCCAACGTCTCCTCTCATTTTTCCTCTGAGCCCAGACTATTGTCTACTCACGATGGTTCAATACAACGTTCAACGCGCTTCGCTGTTCAATATGGCCGTCCTATCTCTTCTAGACCATCTCCCTCTAGAATGTGGGGCCACCCTCAACCTTATTACACTCAGATGTATATTGTATTGTATAAGAACTAGAGTTCTAACTACTGTAGGTATCTAG